The stretch of DNA GATCACCAAGCTGGCCCGCTTCAAGGTCATGCGCGCCTTGACGAAGAAACACATTCATCTGAGCAAGGGCGATGCAGTTTCGGAGATCGTGCCATTGCTGGATCCGGACATCTGCCGCACTTGCACCGCGCGGATCTTCCGGGAATGCTCCGCTCAGCCCGGCCATTCCGGCGCGAATGGATCACCGCATCAAACCGCGGGAGAAAACACCTAGGGCAGGTGCGGGGGATTGCCAAGTTGTTTGGGTGTGATTGAGAAAGGCGAGACCTCGGCCCGTCAGGCGCTTATTTCGGCAGCATAGCCGTTCCAGAGGTCGAAAGCATCGGCCCTGGCGTGGCGGTACGAGACGGCGGAAAGTTGATAGCGGCGGGGACGAAAGACGGTGTTGATCTGGTCGTGGGCTGCCAGAAACCTCTGAGCTTGCTTGGGCGATTTGAACCGCCCCATCAGTTTCTCGCGTTTTCGGGTTGGCCTGTGGGATCCTTCAATCCGGTTATTCAAGCCTTTGTGCGCGCGATGATCCGCGCCCGGCGCAAGATCGCAGACCGGTCTGAAATAGCTGCGCAATTTATCCGTGATCACGACGCGGGGTTCGCCATACCGAGCGATCAGCCTTACCAAAAACCGACTTGCCGCCTTGGCATTCCGCTGTGGCTGGACGAGAATGTCGAGGACATCCCCCTTCGCATCCACCGCCCGCCAGAGCCAGAATTTCCGGCCGTTGATCGGGATGACCACTTCGTCCAGATGCCATTTGTCGGCCGTGCCGGGGCCGGTCGCGCCGAATGCAATCGGCGAAAAAGCAGCCAAAGCGGTTGACCCATTGGCGAATGGTTTCGCGGCTGACGATTACACCGCGTTCGGCCAGAAGATCCTCGACATCCGCCGCGCTGAGGGCAAATCGATGATAGACCCAGACCGCATATGCGACGATCTCGCGAGGAAAACGGAACCCCTTCAGGCGCGGCAGTGAGGATGGTATATTCATGCCGGTCGCTTAACCCGATCAGAACGCCCAAACAACTTGGCAATCCCGTCCAACAAAATAAACTTGCTGGACAGTCAGAGTGATCTCTTTGCGCTGGCAGCCCTGCATATGGGCTTCCCGCAATGTTCAACGGATCGCGAGCAGCTGAAAGCGCTGAACGATATGCTGATGAGCGCTAAAGAGCACTGGACGTCTTTCAATTCGGACACCGCAAGAGAAGTGCTTGTGTCGGGTGATGTGGCCGTTGGCCAAATTACCGACGGCTTCGCCGCCAAGGCTCGTTCTGAAAAAGAAACCTTAAAATATGCTTTCCCGACGCAGGGATATGTTGTCTGGATGGACAATGTCGTTTTGCTGAAGGATGCGCCCAACCGTGAAAATGCTCTGAAATTCATGGACTTCCTGCTTGAGCCGGAAAACATTGCAGTCGTTTCCAATTATGCGCGCTATGGCACCGGCGTGTCCGAGGCCGAGGCATTCCTTGATCCCGAGCTGGCAACGCTGCCGGAAGCGAATCCGCCTGCGACCGCAGGTACACCGGTTTTTGTTGAAGCGTGCGACGAAGCAACTCAGGCTGTGTATGACCAAATTTGGACAAACCTGAAAAAATGAGCCGGATTGCCTGCCGGGGATTACTGGTGGGCTGCTCCCCGAAACTGACAGACGAGCGAAATCATGAACGTAAAACCACGTGCGCGCGATCTAGGCCTGCCGTTTAACGGTGAAACCGGCCCTTATAATGCCATCACAGATATCAAAGGTTTGAAGGTCGGGTTCACAACGCTGACGGACCAATCCCGCAATATCCGGACCGGCGTGACGGCAATCCTGCCGCGCGGGGACGCGTCGGAACCCAAGCCGGTCTGGGCCGGTCAGTATGCCCTCAATGGCAATGGTGAGATGACCGGCACCCATTGGATCAACGATGCCGGTTACTTCGCGGGCCCCATCTGCATCACCAATACCCATTCTGTCGGTATGGCCCATCATGGGGCAACCCGCTGGATGATTGAAACCTATGAGGACTATTTCTGTAAAGAGCATGCCTCGGCCATGCCGGTTGTGGCAGAAACCTATGATGGCGTTCTGAATGACATCAATAGCCAACATGTCACCTCCGAGCATGCGATCGCCGCGCTGAACAGCGCCACATCCGGGCCGGTCGCCGAAGGTGCTGTTGGCGGCGGCAATGGCATGATCTGTTATGAGTTCAAAGGGGGCACGGGAACCGCCTCTCGGCGGATCGAAATCGGGGGCGAAACTTATACCGTGGCCGCACTCGTACAGGCCAACCATGGGATCCGGCCATGGCTCAACATCCTTGGAAAACCAGTCGGGAAAATGATGCCCGAAGACCGGATCCTCGAACAGGAAACCGGATCGATCATCGTCATACTCGCCACCGATGCTCCCTTGTCCGCCCTGTCACTGAGGCAGGTCGCCAAAAGGGCAGCTATCGGCATCGGGCGTGGGGGCAGCCCGTGGGGGAACAATTCGGGCGACATTTTCCTGGCGCTTTCCGTCGCCAACGAACAGCGCATGCCGCAGATGGAAACGGCGCTGACGACGCGCACGGAACTCAACATGGGGTTGCTTGATCCTTTTTACCTTGCAGCTGTCGAATGCGTGGAAGAATCCGTTGTGAATGCAATTGTCGCAGGAGAAGACACGCCGTCCTTCAAGCCCGAGGGGTTGGTTTGCAAGGGAATCGACACGACCAGATTGTCAGCGCTCTTTTGTTGAGCACAAACTCGAACTTGTCGTGCGGAAGCACCAAGTGCAGCTCTCTGTTTGCGGGATCG from Leisingera thetidis encodes:
- a CDS encoding P1 family peptidase, yielding MNVKPRARDLGLPFNGETGPYNAITDIKGLKVGFTTLTDQSRNIRTGVTAILPRGDASEPKPVWAGQYALNGNGEMTGTHWINDAGYFAGPICITNTHSVGMAHHGATRWMIETYEDYFCKEHASAMPVVAETYDGVLNDINSQHVTSEHAIAALNSATSGPVAEGAVGGGNGMICYEFKGGTGTASRRIEIGGETYTVAALVQANHGIRPWLNILGKPVGKMMPEDRILEQETGSIIVILATDAPLSALSLRQVAKRAAIGIGRGGSPWGNNSGDIFLALSVANEQRMPQMETALTTRTELNMGLLDPFYLAAVECVEESVVNAIVAGEDTPSFKPEGLVCKGIDTTRLSALFC